In a genomic window of Bradyrhizobium ontarionense:
- the ligA gene encoding NAD-dependent DNA ligase LigA, producing MPKTPKPKQPVDVADLTKAQAKVEWKRLALELETHDRLYYQDDAPKISDADYDELRRRFNAIEKRFPELVSSESPSQKVGAAPSGRFKKVRHAVPMLSLDNAFAEEDVRDFAGRIARFLKLADDSIDFSAEPKIDGLSMSLRYEGGELVTAATRGDGAEGEDVTANIRTLKDVPHKLHGRNLPDICEVRGEVYMTKQAFLALNERQKEAGDTVFANPRNSAAGSLRQKDPTITASRPLGFFAYAWGEISGPSPADTQTGMIKWFERCGFTTNPLTRLCHSVEELLAFHRSIEEQRAELDYDIDGVVYKVDRIDWQERLGFVSRTPRWGIAHKFPAERAMTVLKDIEIQVGRTGSFTPVGKLEPVGVGGVIVQNVTLHNEDYIKGIGNKGEVLREGRDIRIGDTVVIQRAGDVIPQVVDVLIDKRPEHAKEFHFPKKCPCPLHTDVVREEIATGEEGSRARCTGEFACPYQRIEHLKLFASRRAFDIDGLGEKQIQFFFDQGWVKEPADIFTLAARNAKLKLEEIEGYGETSVRNLFNAIDARREIALERFIYALGMRHVGETTALALARGYGSWEAFHDACLKVAKADEEAIAEMDALDQIGDTVIKSVAAYFGEDHNLGIVERLTKEVKILDAEKPKRNSPIAAKTVVFTGTLEKMTRDEAKATAERLGAKVSGSVSKKTDYVVAGPGAGSKLKDAQKHGVQVLTEDEWLQLIAE from the coding sequence ATGCCGAAAACGCCGAAACCGAAGCAGCCCGTCGACGTCGCCGATCTCACCAAGGCGCAGGCCAAGGTGGAATGGAAGCGGCTGGCGCTGGAGCTCGAAACCCACGACCGGCTCTACTACCAGGACGACGCACCGAAGATTTCGGATGCCGACTACGACGAGCTGCGCCGCCGCTTCAACGCCATCGAGAAGCGCTTCCCTGAGCTCGTCAGCAGCGAGTCGCCGTCGCAGAAGGTCGGAGCTGCGCCATCCGGCCGCTTCAAGAAGGTGCGGCACGCGGTGCCGATGCTGTCGCTCGACAACGCCTTCGCCGAGGAGGATGTGCGCGACTTTGCCGGCCGCATCGCGCGCTTCCTCAAGCTTGCGGATGACAGCATCGATTTCTCCGCCGAGCCGAAGATCGACGGGCTCTCGATGTCGCTGCGCTACGAGGGTGGCGAGCTCGTCACGGCGGCGACGCGCGGCGACGGCGCCGAGGGCGAGGACGTCACCGCCAACATCCGGACCTTGAAGGACGTGCCGCACAAGCTGCACGGCCGGAACCTGCCCGATATCTGCGAGGTCCGGGGCGAGGTCTACATGACGAAGCAGGCGTTCCTCGCGCTCAACGAGCGGCAGAAGGAAGCCGGTGACACCGTCTTCGCCAATCCGCGCAATTCGGCTGCAGGCTCGCTGCGCCAGAAAGATCCGACCATCACGGCCTCGCGGCCGCTCGGCTTCTTCGCCTATGCCTGGGGCGAGATCAGCGGGCCGTCTCCGGCCGACACCCAGACCGGCATGATCAAATGGTTCGAGCGCTGCGGCTTCACCACCAACCCGCTCACCAGGCTCTGCCACTCGGTCGAGGAGCTGCTCGCGTTCCATCGTTCCATCGAGGAGCAGCGCGCCGAGCTCGACTACGACATCGACGGCGTCGTCTACAAGGTCGATCGCATCGACTGGCAGGAGCGGCTCGGCTTCGTGTCGCGCACGCCGCGCTGGGGCATCGCGCACAAGTTTCCGGCCGAGCGCGCCATGACCGTGCTCAAGGACATCGAGATCCAGGTCGGCCGCACCGGCTCGTTCACGCCGGTGGGGAAGCTGGAGCCGGTCGGCGTCGGCGGCGTCATCGTGCAGAACGTGACCCTGCACAACGAGGACTACATCAAGGGCATCGGCAACAAGGGTGAGGTGCTGCGCGAGGGGCGCGACATCCGGATCGGCGACACCGTGGTGATCCAGCGCGCCGGCGACGTGATCCCGCAGGTGGTCGATGTCCTCATCGACAAGCGGCCCGAGCATGCGAAGGAGTTTCATTTTCCCAAGAAATGCCCGTGTCCGCTGCACACCGACGTCGTGCGTGAGGAGATCGCAACCGGCGAGGAGGGCTCGCGGGCGCGCTGCACCGGCGAGTTCGCCTGCCCCTATCAGAGGATCGAGCATCTCAAGCTGTTCGCCTCGCGCCGCGCCTTCGACATCGACGGTCTCGGCGAGAAGCAGATCCAGTTCTTCTTCGATCAGGGTTGGGTCAAGGAGCCCGCCGACATCTTCACCCTTGCGGCGCGCAACGCCAAGCTGAAGCTGGAAGAGATCGAGGGTTATGGCGAGACCTCGGTGCGCAACCTCTTCAACGCCATCGATGCGCGGCGCGAGATCGCGCTGGAGCGCTTCATCTATGCGCTCGGCATGCGCCATGTCGGCGAGACCACGGCGCTTGCGCTGGCGCGCGGCTATGGCTCATGGGAGGCGTTCCACGATGCCTGCCTCAAGGTGGCCAAGGCGGACGAGGAGGCGATCGCCGAGATGGACGCGCTCGACCAGATCGGCGACACCGTGATCAAGAGCGTCGCCGCCTATTTCGGCGAGGACCACAACCTCGGCATCGTAGAGCGGCTGACGAAAGAGGTGAAGATCCTGGACGCCGAGAAGCCGAAGCGCAATTCGCCGATTGCCGCCAAGACGGTGGTGTTCACGGGCACGCTGGAAAAGATGACGCGCGACGAGGCCAAGGCGACTGCGGAGCGGCTCGGTGCCAAAGTGTCGGGCTCGGTCTCGAAGAAGACGGACTACGTCGTCGCCGGCCCCGGCGCGGGCTCGAAGCTGAAAGACGCGCAGAAGCACGGCGTGCAGGTGCTCACCGAGGACGAGTGGCTGCAGCTGATCGCGGAGTAG